A part of Maridesulfovibrio hydrothermalis AM13 = DSM 14728 genomic DNA contains:
- a CDS encoding FmdB family zinc ribbon protein, with product MPIYEYKCLECKNIYEEISSKSSDLGECPACGHNYREKLISSTSSLTGKDTPGVPDAAGTGCCGANPSSKGCIPGSCCGKV from the coding sequence ATGCCCATATATGAATACAAATGTCTTGAATGCAAAAACATTTACGAAGAAATCAGCAGCAAAAGCTCAGACCTAGGAGAGTGTCCCGCTTGCGGGCACAACTACCGGGAGAAACTGATTTCCTCTACATCGTCGCTGACCGGTAAAGACACTCCCGGAGTCCCTGATGCTGCCGGAACAGGATGCTGCGGAGCAAATCCATCATCTAAAGGTTGTATACCGGGGTCTTGCTGCGGTAAGGTATAA
- a CDS encoding ATP-binding protein — MKQIVVISGKGGTGKTSVVAGLASIGPKKVLADCDVDAADLHLILSPEVVETNEFVSGERPYIDPDLCTQCGLCAEHCRFNAISENFAVIPEKCEGCGVCSYVCPVQAVSTEPRHCGQWFKSDTRFGTLIHAELGIGEENSGKLVTTVRNASAKVAEEIGAELVLVDGSPGVGCPVIASLTNADLAVFVAEPTISAVHDLKRVYKLTEHFKIPSMVIINKCGINADQENEIRSFCAENDIILAGELPYDMVFTKAQLEGLSAVEYEPEGMGKKIEAIWNKMESHL, encoded by the coding sequence ATGAAACAGATAGTAGTAATAAGCGGCAAAGGCGGAACAGGAAAAACAAGCGTAGTCGCTGGACTGGCATCAATCGGACCCAAAAAAGTCCTTGCTGATTGCGATGTAGACGCAGCTGACCTTCATTTGATTCTCAGCCCTGAAGTAGTGGAAACAAATGAATTTGTCAGTGGCGAACGTCCTTATATTGATCCGGATCTTTGTACACAATGCGGACTTTGCGCAGAGCATTGCAGGTTTAATGCAATATCTGAGAATTTTGCCGTCATCCCTGAAAAATGTGAAGGTTGCGGAGTCTGCTCTTACGTCTGCCCGGTTCAGGCTGTTTCAACCGAACCAAGGCACTGCGGTCAGTGGTTCAAATCCGATACACGATTCGGAACCCTGATTCATGCCGAGCTTGGTATCGGTGAAGAAAACTCCGGTAAACTGGTTACTACCGTGCGAAATGCTTCTGCTAAAGTTGCTGAAGAAATCGGCGCAGAGCTGGTTTTAGTTGACGGCTCTCCTGGAGTCGGATGCCCGGTTATTGCCTCGTTGACCAACGCAGATCTGGCTGTCTTCGTAGCTGAGCCGACCATTTCAGCAGTACATGATTTAAAAAGAGTCTATAAACTCACAGAGCATTTTAAAATTCCGTCCATGGTAATCATCAATAAATGCGGAATCAATGCTGATCAGGAAAACGAAATCCGCTCATTTTGCGCTGAAAACGATATTATTCTTGCCGGTGAATTACCCTACGATATGGTTTTCACCAAAGCACAGCTTGAAGGACTTTCGGCCGTGGAATACGAGCCAGAAGGAATGGGTAAAAAAATTGAGGCCATATGGAATAAAATGGAAAGTCACCTTTAG
- the lpxA gene encoding acyl-ACP--UDP-N-acetylglucosamine O-acyltransferase, which produces MPTVIHPSAIVDPGAQIGENVKIGPFCVVEDDTVIGDNCTLDSYVQIKSFTSMGKGNAVHSSAVIGGAPQHLAYKGEKTTVEIGDNNIFREFVTIHRGIANGPGRTLIGNECMLMAYVHVAHDCNLSDHVIMANASSLAGHVQVGKHVTIGGMSGIHQFVRIGEYAFLGGMSGFAKDLPPYMLATGVRGVLHGPNSIGLRRHGFNSKTCMAIKKAYRIIFRSGLTREESLEMAESELSSVPEVMNLINFVRSSERGICPADRTPE; this is translated from the coding sequence GTGCCGACTGTTATTCATCCTAGTGCGATTGTTGATCCCGGAGCGCAGATTGGTGAGAATGTAAAAATCGGGCCGTTTTGCGTTGTGGAAGATGACACTGTTATTGGTGACAATTGTACTTTGGACTCTTATGTTCAGATCAAATCTTTTACCTCTATGGGAAAAGGTAATGCTGTTCATTCGAGCGCAGTGATCGGAGGTGCACCTCAGCATCTTGCGTACAAAGGTGAGAAAACTACAGTTGAAATCGGTGACAATAATATTTTCCGTGAGTTTGTAACGATCCATCGCGGTATAGCAAATGGCCCCGGTCGGACTTTGATTGGCAATGAGTGCATGCTCATGGCATATGTACATGTTGCTCATGACTGCAATTTGAGTGATCATGTCATAATGGCTAATGCTTCCAGTCTTGCTGGTCATGTTCAAGTCGGCAAGCATGTTACAATCGGCGGTATGTCCGGAATTCACCAGTTTGTCCGTATCGGCGAATATGCATTCCTTGGCGGCATGTCCGGCTTTGCAAAAGATCTTCCTCCGTACATGCTTGCAACTGGAGTGCGTGGTGTTCTGCATGGACCCAACTCTATCGGCTTGAGACGTCATGGATTTAATTCCAAGACCTGCATGGCTATTAAAAAAGCCTACAGAATTATTTTTCGCTCAGGGTTGACTCGTGAAGAGTCGCTTGAAATGGCAGAATCAGAGCTTTCAAGTGTGCCTGAAGTTATGAATCTTATTAATTTTGTTCGTTCAAGTGAACGAGGTATCTGTCCAGCAGATAGAACCCCAGAATAG
- a CDS encoding CGGC domain-containing protein, translating to MSKEKILIIGCTRTMDDVCIGCSRCMVGFNRRAGEFERYGDDAELTAIIGCGDCPGVAIVPRMAQIKLWNAPMDEVPNIVHIAPCLASHCLHKDTLISKIKAKAGCEVIVGTHPFLPENIFAK from the coding sequence ATGAGTAAGGAGAAAATTCTTATCATCGGCTGCACCAGAACGATGGACGACGTTTGTATCGGATGTTCACGCTGTATGGTCGGCTTCAACCGGCGGGCCGGTGAATTTGAAAGATATGGAGACGATGCGGAACTGACAGCTATCATCGGTTGCGGAGACTGTCCCGGGGTTGCCATAGTTCCACGCATGGCTCAGATCAAGCTCTGGAACGCACCTATGGATGAAGTTCCCAATATTGTCCATATTGCCCCGTGCCTTGCGTCTCACTGTTTGCACAAGGACACCTTGATCAGCAAGATTAAAGCAAAGGCCGGTTGTGAAGTTATCGTAGGAACTCATCCCTTTTTACCCGAAAACATTTTTGCGAAATAA
- the fabZ gene encoding 3-hydroxyacyl-ACP dehydratase FabZ, protein MSKNEIDYIDINKIMAMLPHRYPFLLVDRVEELTPGDSIKAYKNVTMNEPFFQGHFPGLPVMPGVLIVEALAQAGGIIVLSTDGLDVTDKVFLFTGIDKVKFRRPVVPGDKLVLDVVKIRSKMGIWKMKCVATVDGEIAVQGEVSAAIVDKGAL, encoded by the coding sequence ATGAGTAAGAATGAAATAGATTACATAGATATCAATAAGATAATGGCGATGCTCCCTCATCGTTATCCTTTTTTACTGGTCGACAGGGTGGAAGAACTCACCCCCGGTGACTCAATTAAGGCTTACAAGAATGTAACCATGAATGAGCCTTTTTTTCAGGGACATTTTCCCGGTCTTCCGGTTATGCCCGGAGTTTTGATTGTTGAAGCTCTTGCGCAGGCCGGTGGCATTATTGTCCTGAGTACTGATGGACTTGATGTTACGGATAAAGTGTTTTTGTTTACCGGCATTGATAAAGTTAAATTTCGCAGACCCGTTGTGCCCGGAGACAAACTGGTGCTCGATGTTGTCAAAATCAGAAGCAAAATGGGTATCTGGAAAATGAAATGTGTCGCAACAGTAGATGGCGAAATTGCGGTGCAGGGCGAAGTTTCAGCGGCGATCGTTGACAAGGGGGCTTTATAG
- a CDS encoding LpxI family protein, which translates to MSIKSETIGLIAGGGQFPLLVAKGAAAQGHRVVAVFFKGHSSDEVSSVVHDSKELKLGQLSKLISFFQKNGVTKVVMAGTINKPKAFDIRPDFRAAKLLFKLATKGDDVLLRTIANEFEAEGMQVVGPHVYAPELLTPSGLLTRRKPTEMESSDLSVGWKTARELGRLDIGQCVVVREGVITAVEAIEGTDAAIKRGCELGGKGCCIVKVFKPGQEDRVDMPSIGLKTIEGMKSVGATCLGVEAGKSLFFDLDKAIEFANKNGMTIIGLTPEWFEDK; encoded by the coding sequence ATGAGTATAAAATCCGAAACAATCGGTCTAATAGCCGGAGGGGGACAATTTCCCCTTCTGGTTGCAAAAGGAGCCGCAGCACAGGGACACCGTGTTGTGGCTGTTTTTTTTAAGGGCCATTCCAGTGATGAAGTCAGTTCTGTAGTTCATGATTCTAAAGAGCTTAAACTCGGGCAGCTTTCAAAGTTGATTTCTTTTTTTCAAAAAAATGGAGTCACAAAAGTTGTTATGGCAGGGACTATCAATAAGCCCAAGGCTTTTGATATCCGTCCTGATTTTCGCGCTGCGAAACTGCTTTTTAAGTTAGCAACCAAAGGTGATGATGTTCTCCTGAGAACTATTGCAAATGAATTTGAAGCTGAAGGCATGCAGGTTGTCGGCCCCCATGTTTATGCACCTGAACTTTTGACTCCTTCCGGCCTTCTGACCAGACGCAAGCCAACTGAGATGGAAAGCTCTGACCTTTCTGTCGGCTGGAAAACAGCCCGCGAGTTAGGGCGACTTGATATAGGCCAGTGTGTAGTTGTCCGCGAAGGGGTGATTACAGCTGTTGAAGCAATCGAAGGAACCGACGCAGCAATTAAGCGTGGGTGCGAGCTTGGCGGTAAAGGCTGTTGTATCGTAAAAGTCTTTAAACCCGGTCAGGAAGACCGGGTAGATATGCCGTCAATCGGGCTTAAAACAATTGAAGGCATGAAAAGCGTCGGAGCGACTTGTCTCGGGGTTGAAGCAGGCAAGAGTCTTTTTTTTGATCTCGATAAGGCTATAGAATTTGCCAACAAAAATGGCATGACAATCATAGGTTTAACTCCCGAGTGGTTTGAAGATAAGTAA
- the lpxD gene encoding UDP-3-O-(3-hydroxymyristoyl)glucosamine N-acyltransferase: protein MLLSELSGLIGLKLAGKDKEISGVNTLELAGPTELSFLANAKYEDKLSTTKAAAVVLEEKYTDQVESALISENPYMDLAKAMHVFSKPQGCLEGIHELAFVHNDADVDDTATVYPFAFIGKGTVVGPNCKVFAGAYVGEDCTIGAGSILYPNCTVMAATAIGAGVIVQPGAVIGGDGFGYAQVAGKHMKIPQIGTVELGDQVEVGANACIDRASLDVTRIGSGSKLDNLVQIAHNVTTGDDCLIISQSGVAGSTKLGKNVIIAAQAGLVDNIKIGDGAIIGAQAGVPNDVKPGFIGAGSPLQDQRSFLRSSVSIRKLPVMGKKISALEKRIKALEAELFKGNEDE from the coding sequence ATGCTTCTTTCTGAACTATCCGGGCTGATCGGCCTTAAACTAGCGGGCAAGGATAAAGAAATTTCCGGTGTTAATACATTGGAACTAGCCGGCCCTACTGAGCTGAGTTTTTTGGCAAATGCCAAATATGAAGATAAGCTCAGTACAACAAAAGCCGCCGCAGTTGTCCTTGAGGAGAAGTATACCGATCAGGTCGAATCCGCACTGATCAGCGAAAATCCTTATATGGATCTGGCAAAAGCAATGCATGTTTTTTCGAAGCCGCAAGGTTGCCTCGAAGGAATTCACGAGCTTGCTTTTGTACACAATGATGCAGACGTTGATGATACTGCCACTGTTTATCCTTTTGCTTTTATCGGCAAAGGGACAGTTGTAGGACCTAATTGTAAAGTTTTTGCCGGAGCATATGTAGGCGAGGATTGTACAATCGGAGCAGGCAGTATTCTATATCCCAACTGTACTGTGATGGCTGCAACTGCAATCGGGGCTGGCGTGATAGTTCAGCCCGGCGCAGTTATCGGCGGTGACGGATTTGGTTATGCTCAGGTTGCCGGCAAACATATGAAGATCCCTCAGATTGGTACAGTTGAGCTTGGCGATCAGGTTGAGGTCGGCGCAAATGCTTGTATTGACAGGGCCTCACTTGATGTCACAAGAATAGGTTCCGGCTCGAAGCTGGATAACCTTGTTCAGATTGCTCATAATGTTACTACCGGGGATGATTGCTTAATTATATCCCAGTCGGGAGTCGCAGGGAGCACTAAGCTCGGTAAGAATGTGATTATCGCCGCTCAGGCCGGACTGGTCGATAATATAAAAATCGGCGACGGTGCCATTATCGGCGCTCAGGCCGGCGTTCCCAACGATGTCAAACCTGGATTTATTGGCGCAGGTTCTCCTTTGCAGGACCAGAGGAGTTTCCTCCGCAGTTCTGTTTCGATACGAAAGCTGCCTGTAATGGGTAAGAAAATTTCAGCTCTGGAAAAGCGTATCAAAGCGCTTGAGGCAGAGCTTTTCAAAGGAAATGAAGATGAGTAA